The following coding sequences lie in one Kribbella sp. NBC_00709 genomic window:
- a CDS encoding XRE family transcriptional regulator — protein sequence MNDVLRRAMYDANLTDVDVSVKLVVDPKTVRNWMRGQMPHRRTREALTRLLGVEEEVIWPEHPSMGENSRPAEIAGVYPRRTSISSQNWLSFFESAKAEIGILAYSALFLAEDARVIRLLREKSVSVRIRIALGAPDGTNVVERGIEEEIGEAMAAKIRNSLALLEPLLSRDGVELRLHDTVLYNSMYRSDDQLLVNQHSYGIPAAQSPVYHYRHSDDSEMFDSYVTSFEAVWSRGDQVH from the coding sequence GTGAACGACGTGCTCCGGCGCGCGATGTACGACGCGAATCTCACGGACGTGGACGTGTCAGTGAAGCTGGTCGTTGACCCGAAGACCGTGCGGAACTGGATGCGCGGCCAGATGCCACATCGTCGTACCCGCGAGGCCTTGACCCGGCTCCTCGGCGTTGAGGAGGAAGTGATCTGGCCGGAGCATCCATCGATGGGTGAGAACAGCCGCCCAGCGGAGATCGCCGGCGTCTATCCGCGACGTACGTCGATCAGTTCGCAGAACTGGCTGTCGTTCTTCGAGTCCGCGAAGGCAGAGATCGGCATCCTCGCTTACAGCGCCCTGTTCCTAGCAGAGGACGCCCGCGTCATTCGCCTGTTGCGCGAGAAGAGCGTCAGCGTCCGAATCAGGATCGCGCTCGGTGCGCCCGACGGGACGAATGTAGTCGAGCGCGGCATCGAGGAGGAGATCGGCGAGGCGATGGCAGCGAAGATCCGCAACTCTCTTGCGCTCCTCGAACCTCTCCTGAGCCGTGACGGCGTCGAGCTGAGGCTGCACGACACGGTCCTCTACAACTCGATGTACCGCTCGGACGACCAACTCCTCGTCAACCAGCACTCGTACGGGATCCCGGCTGCCCAGTCACCCGTCTATCACTACCGTCACTCGGACGACAGCGAGATGTTCGACTCGTACGTCACCAGCTTCGAAGCCGTCTGGTCAAGGGGAGACCAGGTTCACTGA